The stretch of DNA AGGTAAATACATACCATTTTAAAACTGCCAAAAGTTCAGCCACATCTGGAGGAAATGCTGGCAAGTTAACAGCTGTCAACAGTCAAAGTCTGCCTAGTATACAAATTTAAAACCTGTTCATGCAAACTTTTTTTGTCATCTCTCTGGCAAGAATTATTATCTAGCAAGGGCTTTTAACGCTTGAAATGGTTAACCCAGGGTCACTCGAAACCCCCAGGTAAATGGAATCCTGGGTTATCTTGCACTGCTCATAATTTACCCAGGGTTAACCCGGGCTCACACTACAGGAGTTTTAAAATCCTAACCGATTATGAAATCTGGTTGCAACACACGCATAAGGAGAATCTTTGCAGATTATCTTCCCCCAAatcttaaacatgcacacactacaaaatttgaaattcaTGGCGCATCACACACTACAAGATATTATTAAGATTACCATGCCAGATGGAGCGATCTCACGGATCAGCTCATCAGCTATGTTTACATATGTTAGCTAGCAGCTTTTACTCACCTCAGCGCTTCTCTTTTTCCTTATCAGTTGTGATATGTTTTCGACGTATTATACAGACAATAGTGTTACTACAAAATTTCAAGAAGCAGTTTCCTCCGTCTCCACTATTCAACGGAGCCTTACAGCAGCTGTTTTGCGGTTGTGCACTGGCTATTACAAGTGCTGACGTAATCATATAGCCATCATCATCCCGATTTAAatcctaaatatcaaacatgttcgACATGTTCGGGGCGGCCCTGATTTGTGTGCTAGAGGATCGGGAGGTGCAAAGTTCTATCGGTGAACGCCTCACATTACCAGATAATCCATGCCGAACATCGGGACCGATCGAAATGCTCGACAAGATTTTCCCTCCTATTCTCGGGAGGGGGAAATCGGGGCTAAATCGGGCtaaaaatcctgtagtgtgagccaaGCATTAACCATTTTTACACTGTACATTCCTAAACCCTGGGCTACATTCTTATTTGCTTGTCAGTGTCATTGATAGTACAAAAGCAACAAACAGCCTGTTTACATGCATTGCATATCTTTAATAGGCTAAAATGCCAACTGTATGATCAAGTTTTTTTCTGAAAGGACTTCTGACTATAAAGATAAGAACAAAAGTCTAGGTAAATGGAGTCTCTTCACTCCAATTTTCTGTAACTACTGACACTTTCCCTGAAACAAATGCTGAAACAACTGTCCAAAGCACATGAATGTGAGGTTGTCTGTTGCCAAGCTTCTAGCCGCAACATTTTAACATTGGCACATGTACACATTTTGCCCCACAATGCACAGAGGTGCTAAGCCTGCTCCAGAGCAAGGATCTATAACCCTGGGTAAAAAGCACTAACCCTTCTTCTAAATTACAGGGGTGAAACATACTGTACCTTTACCTGGGTGTAAAATGCTACACAAGCTTGAGTAAACAATTTTGTGttgagtggaaaaaaaaaaaaatcatgaaaatgcaaaactttTGCAAAGATCTTGAGCAATTTAGATCCATCAAACATATTTACAACTGTTGTACTTCACTTAAATCAGTTTGGCAGGAAAGAACAGCTTTGTACACACTACTGCACAAATACAGCAGCATATTATCTGTCACAAATCTGCTTAATAAATCAAAcctgatataaaaatgtaaagcctatATAAATACTATAGATCATGAATATAAACAATTGggaatgtaaaaatattaaataaaataaacagcacatattcatttatctattataacatgtagttttgttcgcttggctgtttcctgtttcccagcccccacccccaccccacaGTAAAATAATGATAACCAATATTAGAACATTATGATCCAGGGCATCAAAGCATGGCAAAGCAATTTGAAGATGCTTCATGATGACTCAAgagtaaattgttttatttttatttttattttttttaacctgttTCAATTAAGTTCCACACATTCAGTATCTAAACATACATACTTCTGAACATGATAGAGAATGAATACTGTAGCAGGCATTTCCTGCATTCGTCTAATTGAGGACAAACACACAGGAACTTGGAGAcacaaaaaacaagaaattcCTTTGCAATCTAGAGCGAAATAAATGATATGGTAAACAGAGTACGAAACCAGACTGGAAAGCACCCTGAGGTATCGCTAGTGTGTTTGCGGTTACAAGCTTGAAACCTACCCTTTTAAGAGGTCAAATAATGCCATATGCAAGACAGGTCAACAGACAGACCACAGAGAACGTGAACTATGATAATACAGATGCAAACaatgacaacaacaaaatcaaTGTCAAGCAAGTCACCAAACCAGCGGCGAACCAAAACATCAAATGACATTCAGTACAAAATATCTCGCCAACCCCTTGAACCTCTTGTTACCCTGGTGACATTTAGGAGAAAGGTGAGCAATTGATTTCTAGAAGATGAACTAGACAAAagaagagtgaaaaatttaagaacTCTGGGTGTACAGTTGCCATTTTCAACCAAAGGAGGTTAACTGCATCATTTGTTTACACCATCAAATTGTTAAAACTGAATGCCAAACTTCTAATGAGAGAAATGAAATATCTTCTCAACCTTGCTTTGAGAATGATCAAAACTACAAGTGTTGGAGGATGGGTCAaaatttgaattaaacattttagtttgcaattaaacatttgattttCATGAGCACACTAGGCATTAAAGGAAGACCTTCCATCAGCTTAATCACCTTTCCTCTCAAAACAGAAGAGCATTATTCCAGAACAGTGGATAAATTACAGGTTAGTTTTAAAGACAATGCCATTAACTATACATGAGGCAGTGACACAATGTCCTCATCCACCTCAAACTCCTCAGCTCCATCAGGAGAGAAGAGGTAAGTGGGTGGCTTCCAGGGAGATTCATCAAGGCAGGATGGGTATAATTTACCCACGGCACAGCGGAAATCTTTGCCGAGGTCCCAGAGCACACGTTCGGACACGGGCTGCCGTAAGGACCAGCAATCGAGCTCCAGGTCGTACTGATAGAGAGCATACTTCGCCCGCTCGTTTAAGTGTGTCTCACGTATAAAGATGCATAGCGTATTCAGTAGCACCACAGCACGCACACATGGGTCAGAGTACCTCTTGGCTGGGATGTTAGCAGCCAGACGCCATTCGTTTTTGTTGACATCATATATTTCTACCGTAACTGAGGAGCCATCAATAGTGCTTGTTGGCAGACGCAAACCCGAGTTGCCCACCACATGTAGACCACCAATATAGAAGATGAGGTCTCCTAACGCAGCCGCTGAAGCAAAGCAGCGACTAGTCTGCCGCATGGCCATTTCCACCCAAGTGTCAGCTCGAGGGAAGTAGCAGTACATGAGGTCATGTGTCATGACATAGATGCAGTCCCGGGCTGTTACCGCTGTGCTCCAACTCCATGCGCAGGGAAGAGGGCTCGTCAAGCTCCATTCGTCCCGCTCACAATCGTAGCGTTCAACTGTGCGCTTATTCAACTCTCCACCAACATTATCACCTCCAATAGCGTAAATGAAACCCTGACAATACACCAGCGATGGTTTAGTGCGAGCATACAGCATCGGCGTTTTGGCCACCCATGCATTCTGCTGAGCATCCAGCCAGTAGAAGCTGTCCACTGAACAGTAGGCAGCCTGCAGCTTGCCACTTTTGCTTCCATGGGTAGCTAGAGTGCTCTTCAGTGGTATCTGTCCACCAGCAATGAACACATCATTGTCTGGGGTGACCAATGTCCCAACCTTCTGCAAGTCTCCAGGCAGGCCACAGAGTTTATAGACCTTCTCCGCTTGAGGGCTGTAACAGACCACTGTGTGACGTGGACCTATCACGACTGGGTGGCTTTCAGCTGGTGGTTCAGCCTCTACAAAAATGAGCATTTCTTCCTTGGTCATGCCCAGTCTGGGCTTAAAAAACTTTGGCATAGACTTGTACAGGCCTTGCACTACCACTGATTTGTCGTTTGGTGGAAGACCTTGGAACCAGGCACGTTGGGTCACCTCAGAAAGTGCATCAATTCGAATCTGGCTAAGGACTGAGGACAGATACTGAGAACGTGCTTCCATGTTGTATTCCAGCCACAGCATGGCCGCCTCACGTACCGTTTCCTCTTTCTCCACATTGAGATTATCGCTGCTCAGGAGGTCCAGCAAAAGCTCGTGCGAGAGCTGCAGGAAAGCCTCCTGTCGGTAGACGACAGGAAATTTGTGCTCCACCATGCGCTTAGCACTTTGCTTCAACTCTGTGCAACTAAACAAGTCACCAATGCTTAGCATGCGGACGCAGTTTTCAGCAGTGATTTTTTTGACCAAGTATTCTCGACACTGTAGTAAAACATCCTCCACCTGAAAGAAAGACAATGAAAGCCAGAAGTAAGTAGACAAACACTGATTAACACTACTGTATTGTAAATACTGAGATTTTCTAACTGCCACACTTCTAAAATGTCACTGAAATTCCATTATGATCAGTCATTCACTTCATTGGCTGTTGACCAGCTGTTTTGTAGACATTTTAGAAAGGAGACCTCTAAAAATGCTAGTGTGCTGCTCAAAGTCTGCAGCAATGGCATGTTGTGACCCATAGGTTTTGTAAGTGAAACAAGTGTTAAACTTGGTAAAACAAGTCAGTGTGAGAGCATGTATGTGGAAGGTAAATTGACAAAACATGAGCAAGCAAGTTAGATAGAGCAAAGGTTTGATGATTTTTAACACATTAACAGTAACCTGTGGAAGACTGTGCATTTCTTCCTAACCTGAAGAAAACAGGCCGTCTCGTAGAGAGGTTCCACAGTGGTGTCGTTGATGACTAAGTTCCCGGTGTAAGCATAGGTTATGATGGTCTGCAGTGTGATGGGGTCAACATTTCTAAGATGAACATGTGTCTGCTTGCTCTCACTGAGCCCACTCATAAACATGGCCctacagaaacagaaaaattacaTTGGTTACAAAAAAGACccttgataaaaaaataataataataaacaaatacttAAATGACACTTTCAAATGTGTCTAATCTTGATTCATCGACTAAAGTTCtcaattcaaaaaaaaaaaaagattctgtaatttacaaaacaaacattAGGCTACTAAACAAAAGTAGTAATTTATTAGAGGTCTGACAGAATTATTTTTTGTCAGCCAacttaaaatgcaataaaaagcaagtatgtggagaaaaaaaaatatttggtgTCAAATTCTATTTtatggtgtccttgttacagtgtaattacatatttaagtactgagtaatattaactaACTACGTGGTAATGGTAAGGGATCAGGGTTTGGTTTATAGTTAGTTGAacataattatgcataatttattgttattactacatgtaacgtgtaagaAGGACACCATAAAATGGGGTTACCAGCTTTAGAATATtacagtgagtaaataatatCTGAATTTTCATTGTTGTGTGAACCATATgacacacattcacaaaaaaTAAGTCGTGAAGGTGCAAGTAAACTCTAAACTTTCAAAGAGGAACAGCAAAATAAAGCTCACagtacattttacagtacattgttcattgtatttagtttttttttttttctatttttcatat from Onychostoma macrolepis isolate SWU-2019 chromosome 12, ASM1243209v1, whole genome shotgun sequence encodes:
- the kbtbd2 gene encoding kelch repeat and BTB domain-containing protein 2, whose protein sequence is MSEVGERRQVNRDYAVSVLEQLQFFYEQKLLTDITLLVEESEFPCHKMVLATCSSYFRAMFMSGLSESKQTHVHLRNVDPITLQTIITYAYTGNLVINDTTVEPLYETACFLQVEDVLLQCREYLVKKITAENCVRMLSIGDLFSCTELKQSAKRMVEHKFPVVYRQEAFLQLSHELLLDLLSSDNLNVEKEETVREAAMLWLEYNMEARSQYLSSVLSQIRIDALSEVTQRAWFQGLPPNDKSVVVQGLYKSMPKFFKPRLGMTKEEMLIFVEAEPPAESHPVVIGPRHTVVCYSPQAEKVYKLCGLPGDLQKVGTLVTPDNDVFIAGGQIPLKSTLATHGSKSGKLQAAYCSVDSFYWLDAQQNAWVAKTPMLYARTKPSLVYCQGFIYAIGGDNVGGELNKRTVERYDCERDEWSLTSPLPCAWSWSTAVTARDCIYVMTHDLMYCYFPRADTWVEMAMRQTSRCFASAAALGDLIFYIGGLHVVGNSGLRLPTSTIDGSSVTVEIYDVNKNEWRLAANIPAKRYSDPCVRAVVLLNTLCIFIRETHLNERAKYALYQYDLELDCWSLRQPVSERVLWDLGKDFRCAVGKLYPSCLDESPWKPPTYLFSPDGAEEFEVDEDIVSLPHV